TGGTAGCTAGGAATGAAAGAGTTCTACCTACTGTATTGATGGGCGGACAAGAAATGTGTGTGCAGATGAGAGTGGGTGGGCACGTACAAATAATTCAACACTCTATAATATCTTCATGTTTTTTTCTTCACCAACAACTccaacttcgtgtatttctctgcaAAGCATCACAATTAGATGAAACGTTTGCAATACATTTCCCTTCTacttaaacaaataaataaatgtcgAAACCTTTCTAGACTATGACCACTAATTTAAACTAGCATGCCCTATATATATTCTGCTAGCTTATTGATGGGCGGCATGTGTATGCAAATGAGAGTGGGTGCGCTCGTACAATAACCAACAGTCAGTAATCATGTTTTCTCTTTTACCCTGACAGCTCTAACGTTTTGAGTTTTATGCAAAGCGTCACAATTAGATGTCACGTTGACAACGCAACAAAGCGAAATTTGAAGAAAAAAACCCGCAACAAAGCTACCCAATGGCTGGTTTGCTAAAATTTACTTATAATTATTTTTAGGATAAATTTTCATTCTAATAATTAATTAGACAAAGAATTTGGCTGGGTTTACGTCTTGGGTGCAGTGGTGCAAAGCAGTAAGAACATTAAAAAAAGTGTGTTGTCACAAATGAATTTCATAAATAGGACTCACTGTGTAATACGTATAAATAAAGTGACTAATCGCTCCAGCTTGTGGCTGGTTCGGTGCGGAGTGAGCTCAGAGATCCCTCAGCTCCTTGTTTATTCGCTTGACAGCAATGCATGTAGAAACACGACGTTGTGCCTGGAGATACCTTACTTTTGTCCCCGCATGCTAGCGGCATGGCTAGGCGTCGGTGCTAACTTCAACAGAATCACCCATGTGTAGGTTGGGCAAGGAAATATGTGAAAAGAAATATAAGATATCCTGGATCAAGAGAGAAATGATTGGAAGTGTGTGTGTCACGTTTACAAATATTTAGTTACAATACAAAATGCATGGCTCCAGGTTGCAGGTTCTCCGGATAAGATATCACTTTGAACTGTGGCAAGCAAATTAAGGCGATCGAGAGTGGGTAGTAGTTTGATTTGATTCTCCAGATTGATTGGTTATACTATAATAAAGCAAGCAGCACAACACAACACAAAGTACATACACAAACATCTATTCTTTATACTACGTGGCTTGGGCAATATAAAATGCATGGCTCCAGATTGCAGATTCTCGTGTTGCCAATTAACTGATCGGCCGTGTAGGTGCTAAGCATGTTTTCTATTATTGCCCAAGCCACGATACTCTTCCTTTTGTTTCTTAAACTCACAGCCTACGGCAACAAAAGCCTCCGATGTGAGTTATCGTGCATATATAAACCCTCCAAATTCAAACCATTACATTATCACATCTCCACTACGCATAAGAGACTATGTTAAATAGTCTTTTGGATTGTGCAATTAAACAGCTCGCATGGTACCACCCATCTAGAGCCAAGAATGTAGAACATGAAAATCAATCTCAGTTTCCTTCAATTTTAAAACAATCAATTTCCATCGTCCTCTTTTAGTTTCTTTAATCGATAGTTATTCATGCTTTCAAATGCAGATATGAGCCAGCTGGGCTCGGAAATGAGTTGCCGATTGTTTGAATGCGTGACTGTGTACACTCTTTCCTTTTCTATGTTGTGTTGTGACACTCCTTTGAACATGAAACACATAGGTGTGCCAATTGCAAAATAATTAGCACCTTACATTGTCTGTGGGTGGGAGCAGCTGGGGTGTCCTCTATGTATTTTCATTACCCTGCCCATTTTTGTAATGTAtttatgtttatttatgtattttaTGTTGCAAAAGAGCGTCTACGTGTTCCATTCATATCACATGAAGGGGTTACAACACACGTAGCATCTTTCTGGAGAAGGGATTGGAGGGACAGCTTGCCCAGAACACTAGAAAAAAGCCCTATAAAACAAAAAAAAAAAGTACAAAAGAAGTCCTTCTATGCATCAACTCATCGagtcaccgtcttcaacctctgttgCAGCCGTTGGAGAAGGGAGAAGGTGGAACTGCATATACAGATCTGTGGGGGGCACCATCGGAGACACACTCCGTTTCTATATGCTTAGATTATATCAAGACATGATCAACCACAGATAATTGGCCTCCTGTTCCGCCTTGTAGATAATATTTTAAATTAGTCTCTACTTTTTTTGACCCAGGTACATCCTTGAAGTGTGTACAATGTAGCAGCGTAATGTCATTGTCTTAGCTAAGTTACGAGTTGTTCATGTAAATAAGATAACTATCGCCATTCTATCGAATGATATCAATTGTCACGCATTTGCTTAATGAATATTACTCATCACATATTTTTTTCCAAAAGGGGGGAAAGCCCCTTGGCCTCTGCATCGGTCAACGCACACAACCATCATATTGTTGCAAATTATTCAACCTCCACTGTTTTAGATAAtaaggcaaaaaagacaaaaaatcgAGAAAAGTGCTCGGACAATCGAAAATGAATATGATTCAAAAATACATTCATGCTTCAGCAATGCTCTTCTCATGTACATATGAACGAAGGTGGCAAGGGATCACCCTAAGGAACATTTTATTGTGTACttgccttcttgtgatctatagacGATATCGAGCGGACAAAAGAACTATACATTGTAGATATGCTAAGTTTGCAAGATGGCCCTAAGCATTTTTTTAACCCTAACGTTGATGACCACGCTCTATTTCGTGCGCGGGTGGGAGGCGATTTGCTATAGCTAGTCCCGTGGTCGGTTCCATCTTCCATGTACTTGGGTGGGGTTGGGGGTTTGGAGGCGGGTGTATTCTACTAAATGCGATTAGAGGTGATCCCGCCGTCCTTTGAAACATTCGTATCATATTGCTTCTTGAACTATGTAAGTTGGCTTGAAGTTAAAATTGATGACTTGGATATCTCACAATTATATTTTATGTCGTTACTTATCATTTTATTTCAAGCAACTACTATTACTGGTCTATTGTACATACAAGAAGTGTGGAAACAAGATGATTTTAGATAAATCAATTTGTTCTGCTATTGGTGGAAAAGAGCCCATAGAATGTAAGCATCAATATCTTATCTAATGTTGTTGGGTATGACATGGCTTTTGGTTAAGGCAAACAATTATTGTGATCTTATTTTGCTACTAATCATGACAATCGCTAGAGACTATATATGCATGGGACCTTTGTTGCTTTTAATTTTAATGAAGAGGAAATATCATGGCTTGATTGAATAAAATGCCGAGGAGAAATATATTCATTCTCAAGTTGGACAGTTCTTACATAACATTTTCAAAATGCATGCACATTGTGTTGTTTGAGCTTAATCGCCTACTCCCTCTAGGTAAGGCCTAATATGTTTTTTAGATTTACGTTTACCAGCAATTAGACCAATAATATATGAAATATATTGTACTCCGtctgttccataatgtagtgcgtatagatttttttaagtcaaacattGTGAAATTTGACCCAATTTATAGAGAAAGCTATTTATATATCTACAAACtaaatatataaaatatgaaactacttcTTATAATGGATCTAAGGACATATGCTTggcattctagatgtaaatgtatttcttcaaagatttggtcaaagtttATGAGGGTTGACTTTTAAAAAAAAATCTATATACACTACATTATGAAACGGTGGTAGTATGCCATAAGGTTGTttgtagtggggagtatcatataccagtatcatgcatatgatactagtgtccaCCTCTGTAGTGCATAATATCATAGGTAGGCATTTTAAATTACGTCATTATTGTTTTGTATGGCACATATTAACATATCATTTGTTATGATCTGGTATCGATATGGTACTAACACCTTCTCTTTTCTCACGTTTTCGCGGGAAAACCAACAATCTATTCATCTTAAATCAtagcagtacaacgaacaccagaaataataaaaattacatccagatttgtacaccacctaacgacgactaccagcactgaagcgagccgaaggtgcgccgccgtcgcccctccctcgccggagccgggcaaaactttttagcatgtcagcaATATGTACATACTCGGGATTGCATTAGGCTTCATAATTGAGATGCTTTCTTTCATGTGTACTCGATCACAAGTAAGTAGAAATTATACTTTGATGAGAGCTATGTATCGACAAGCGCAAGCTATTCATCCATGGTCGACGTATAGAGTCCAAATTTACATTACTTGGATTAGTTCCTTCCCCAATTTGGAGTGTGTTTAGGGAAAACTAATCATGCATAGTCGTCCAGATGCGCGCAGCAGCTgctgcatgcatgcacacatgcaTCATGCTACAACCACCGCATGGAGCAACAAGATTAACTAGGACATCGATCATATCATGCACGCTACAGGGTTAACTTCATGGTTCTTGCTATCCTATAAGTATGCTATCTATCATCGAGCTCAAAGCCCAGAAACAAGCTAATCTCCTCCAGTAGCCAGTTAACTGACCATGGAGGTGTTAAGCATGTTTTCTTTTATTGCTCAAGCCACGATACTCTTCCTTTTGTTTCTTAAACTCACAGCCTACGGCAACAAAAGCAAATTACGCAAGAAGCAGCTGCCTCCCGGGCCATGGAGCCTTCCGTTCATCGGCAGCCTCCACCACGTCTTGCGTGGCCTCCCACACTGCACAATGAGGGAGTTGTCTCGCCGTCATGGACCCCTGATGTTCCTCAGGCTTGGCGAGGTTCCAACCTTGGTCGTCTCCAGcgccgaggcggcggagctggTGATGAGGACCCACGACCTGTCGAGCGACGGCCATGGTGACGACGTCGTGGTTTATGAGGAGATTGTTAGGAATAAACCACGGTTCGCCATGTTCATCGATGTGTGTGGCACGTTCGTGCGTCCGGCGCGGTTGGCAGGGCCGTTCCGAGCGGCCGGAGCCAGCTAGTGCATGTAGCACGTTAGGAGATATGCATGCACGATTGGGTTGTTAGCCGGTAGTGCAGATCTTAGAGATATTCTAGGAGAGATAGGGATCATCCGTGCGTGATTAGTGGCCGGTTTGGCAACTAGATCGTGTAAGTGCACCTGGGCAtaaaaggcccctccttgtacgtgGTGTGAGCCACAGTTTTGAGCTGAGCGGAAAAAAGAATAGGTCGTGCGTGTGGCCGAGGCGCCGTTCGTCGGCGTGGCGCCGTTTGTGCGGCATGGCGTTCGTCGCCTGAAAAATCCAGTGTGTTGTGCTCCTTCTTTTACCTCTGTTCGAGcgggtgaaagagagagagaggttcgTCCGGCGTTCGTGTCGCCGGAGGGTACGCGGCGTTCATCGCTGGACCGGGTTTgtcccaacaattggtatcagagctgcgTGACCATCAACATCATCGGCTGCTGCGGGAAGGGGATCGGCTTCGCACCCTACGGGGACCGCTGGCGCCAGATGAAGAAGATCTGCATCATGGAGCTTCTCAACGCCAAGCAAGTGAAGCGTGTCGAGTCCATAAGGGCCGAGGAGGTGGGCGGCCTCCTCCGCTCCATTGCGGCGGCCTCTGGTTTCGTCAACCTCAGCAAGAAGGCGTCGGCGCTAGCGAATGACATCGTCGCCATGGCCATGTTCGGCGGCAAGTGCGCAGAGGAGAAGTCCGAGTTCGTGCTCGCCTACGACCAAGTAAGCGAGCTGGTGGCCGGGTTCTTCCCGCTGGACTTCTTCCCGTCGTCGCGGATCGTACGGCGGCTGAGCACCATCGAGCACCGCCTCCGTGGGAGTTATGGCTGCATCCAGCGCATCATTGCGAGTATCGTCGAGAGCCGCAATGCGGAGATCGCCGCCAACGGGGATCAGGAGGATTTCCTGGGAGTGCTGCTCAGGCCGCAGAAGAAGGATTCACTTGCTTTCCCTCTAACCCCGGAGACTATTGGTGCCATCATGTTTGTGAGTACTCCTTCCATTTTGAATAGTACCACGTAGAAGAATAATTTGGCCTCCTACGCTATTAATGTGATTCAAGTAGTCTTGTTCTCACTTACAAGAAAGTAGTCTTGTTCGTGTATGCCTTTGTTTCTAATGAACTCGTGAGAGAGAACTAGTGTTTCCTCCATTAGACTAGTTTGATTGGTTATGTCATCGTCACTCTTATTTCCTTCAACAGTTTGTGTCGTCTTAATCTCCTAAAAGAATATAGTGTCCTAATATATTTTGTTTATAATTTTTATAAATTGTGCATAACATAACTATTGCTTCATGGCATATTTGGAGGCGCTACTACAACCTTAGGATCCACTGTAGAGTGGGCTATGTCGGAGTTGTTGAAAAAACCCGAGACTATGGCAAAGGCACAACTAGAGGTTCAAAGCGTTATAGGTGCACTACGAGGTGTCATCACTAATACCGACCTTGGTGGACTGAACTACATGCGAATGCTTATCAAGGAGGTTCTTAGGTTACATCCCCCCAACCCTATGCTTGTCCCCCGTGAGTCGAGGGAGGACTGTGAAATCATGGGTTATCACATTCCCAAAGGCACAAAGATACATGTTAATGCATTTGCAATTTATCGGGATCCAAGATATTGGTACAACCCAGAAGCGTTTAACCCAGAGAGGTTTGAGAATAGCAATGTTGATTTTAAAGGAACAAATTTTGAGTTCACCCCCTTCGGGGCAGGTCGTCGACAGTGTCCTGCGATTCTGTTTGGCACGTCTGCCGTGGAGATTGCATTGGCGAATCTTCTCTACCACTTTGAATGGGTGCTTCCTGATGGAGAGAATTCACATTTGTTGGACATGTCCGAGACTTTTGGGATGGGAGTAAGGAAAAAGGTAGAGCTGCATTTGAGAGCTACTCCGTATGTATACTCTGGTTATATATAGGTATATGGACGTGGCTTGTTGCCCCTTGAGATCCCTCGTCATCATGTTCTTCCATTAATTGTACTATTTCAACTTCATAATAAGAGTGGGTGTTTACACCAACATGTCAAGTTAGTTTGATTTACTTGTCTAGTGGTTGATGTGGTCACGTTGAATGTTGTAATAATACCATTGTGATGATTGTGTGAATTCTCTTGGTGTAGATGCAGATTGCAGTAATATTTCCTTTCCATCAAGTAAATATATGGACACGAAATTTAATGCATATCGATATGTACACGTACAAGTGTGTTGATATATGCtctaaattactccctccgtcttatGTTTGGCTTCAAAATTTATCCATAAAAGAGTGTAATTCTATCTTCCCAATgcactttaaagtagaaaaaaatacttctctctcatcacacggtaatcaagaccaatagcaatgtacacatggtcttcttaatttctacatgcactcATTGAGGATTGGGTAATTAAAAGGAGAGAGATGGTGGCTTGCACCTTTCCAATGCAATTTTTTACTCAACTTCATATTTTATCCTAAAATTTCTAGATGTACACTCTTCACTGGATGGAGAGAGTATACTGTTAGGTCTAAATATTATGTGTCATTGGAGAGGACAGGCTGGAGTAACTTATTCACCACCTGTTAAGCCGGACGGGTGATATTTGTTGACATCCAATCCCCGGGTATGTGTAAACACTTATCTGGGGGTATAGGGAACCGGGTCACCATGCCAAACGATGCATTGTTGTTCACATGGGCAAaaaaccatgcttagatgagtaAATGGGTATTTCAATCGTAGTTGGAGGTTGTGATATAAACCAAATTAAATGTGATGGTTGTAATTTAAACTCTACCACAAATTTTAGGGGGTAATATTAACTTTCTTGTCAACAAGTTGtcctatttttttctcctctcttccaTAGAAGCTCATTCTCCGACACGAACCTTTAGGACAGTTGTCCCTGTTCTTGGAGTAGTCTTGGCAAGGACGACAAATGAGCTATGGGAGCTGACTGTCGTGATGATCATGGATGTTTTCTGGGAGTGTCAACGTATTAGAAGGAGCGAAGGAACAGACAACTCAAGGAAGAATGGTTTTAGCTGAGGATCTATTAATCAACAAGGTACGTGTATGTTATCGAAAAAGCAAGGACATCTCACATTGGACTATCTGACAGTCATTTATTATCTGAAGGCATTTGAATATTTTGGTGTTTGTCGCATCATTTTGAAAGAGATCAGACAAGCATCTATCTTCGGCCATGAAAAACATAAATGTGATGGGGGGCTCTTAGGATAGTTGGAATGGCTACTACACTTTCGATGGGACGCCATGTATGATTGTCCGATCCACCGGATCATCGATGTATTCCCCCAAAACATTCCAATTTGAAATAAAGTAGTGTTGTTCTTCTTAAAAATAATTAATAATTTTCTCCGTACCACCGACACATGGTTGACTTATACTATCTCGCGATAGTGGATCATTAAGCATCCCCGGACTATTGAATACTTAATCATGTTTTCAATTATTTGTTGCATCAATTGGTGTTCTTTTTGTACCATAGAGGTGTTTGTCTTTGTGCTGCCTTCACTTTGTGGCAAGCCTATTGTACTCTGCTTTAGTTAGTACATCAATATACTGGCAAAGATTTGATTTCACTTTCTAAGATTTGATAATCGCATGCCTGTTGGCAGATGGACAAACCGAAATGTGACTCACATGGCCGAACATACGAGGAGCTACAGGAGGTACAAAGTATGTAAACCTCGTTCAACAACTaaactaatagtccaagaaaagaGATGTTGAATGATCTGCTTTTGATTATAAAAAACTATATTCCAACTATTCCATTTCACCAAATTATCTTTGGTGAAAAAAGACGTTGGCCATATGAATTTTAAAGGAATCACTAACATAGCAATCATCTGTTCCAAACAACTTTTTCCTATTTGGAATCTTATCCTCTAAAATTATCTGATCCATTGTTGCGCCACGAGCTACACAAATATTTGTTTTTGAGAGTTTAGTTATGAACTGCCCACATGTCTTGCAATTTCAGGCTATTTAGGCCCTTGTCTgccatgtacgtgtacatgctctgGACTGCTCTTCTCTTGCCATCCAACACCGAACATTATTCGTCTGGTTCCTCATTTGAGTTCTCATTTTCCATGACTAGCTATTTGCTTCCCCACTCACTAATTTCCTAAACATAAAGAGATGTATGAAACTAGACTTTTAAATCAATTACAGCCAGTGTCGCTAACACGTCATCATGCGGAAAATTTGAGGGACTCTTATGGACCCAACATCATGCCACAGTTTCTTTTGATGAACCCAATTACCCAAACAACGTACCGAAAATTCGAGGGGAATATGGATGGAGACTGTTTTTAGGGGAGTTTTATGAACCCACCCAGTGTACCCTTTTTTGgatatagttgtttatttatttttcttttttgaatggaAAGCGGTACATGTGGCTAGTGTTTTTATTCATAAAAAGGTGTTTCCCATCGAGTAAGGTTTCAACGAAAACAACTGTGGCTTCAAGGCTTCAGTCCTTACAGGCACATGTAGCGAAACTTTCCaactgtcatcgacaaggtcagacCAACTCTCTGGTAGGGAAGCGATGATAATGGTGCATGAACGGTTCGTGCAAAAGAGTAAGCGTGCACGTGAAATGCACGTCTCATTAGCATTTATATATAGATATGCAAAGCACATATAGGCTAATATTAAAATAAAACTTTATGCATGTGAATTGATGTGAACTACCTAGTAAATATATAAATACACAAATCAAAGTTAGAAACAACATATCCCATGCCTTTAGATATGACTTTCACATCACTTTTATTCCTGTTATCAAACTGGCCTTACCTCATTAGCACGGCAACCTTCCCTTGCTTCCTACAAACAGAAACCGATTCTAGgcaatgttgtcttccttgtcaagAAATTTCATCGGGACCATTACTTCCCCATCATCAGTGACCTCCACATGGAACTCCAAGTACCCTTTTCTGTCGTCGTACTGGTTGAAGACGTAGTCGCAGCACTCGAGTCTAGCCTTGTAATGTGTTGCGTCTATTTCTTGATTCATTCGAAGGAAGGGATTGCTAGTAGAGAAGTCTTTGACAAGCGGGGAAGGGATACTATTCCTCATGAACACGACCACCCTCTCCTCCTCCCTTCCTCGTGCCGCCGGGTAAAACCCGCGTGGCAAATGGCGGCGGCGGGGGGATTACCTCCCCTGGCTCCGCAGGCCTCGACGAATGGCGGTGGGGCGCGGGGCGTGCGACGACGGACCTCGGCAGGCGGTGGCGGGCGCTGGGTTCACGGTGGCGCTCCGGTGTGTGCGGGCGGTGGTGGCCCCTACGCGTGATCAGCGGATCCCTTTCCGACTCGGACGGCGCGGGGGGTGGCGGCGGCCCGGTGTGGCCGGTGATCTGGACGCAGTGGGGCCGGCGGCTCGCTGGTCTGCCGGAGATCCAGGGGCATCATCGTCTCCGAATTGATCTGCTCCAGTTCGTGCTAGCTCCGGTACAGGGAGACTGTCGTCATCTCCCGGTGCTGGCTGCATGGATCTAGCGGCGGCGGTTAGATCCTTTTGATCTTATCTCTGACAGAGAAGGCAGCGATCCGTGCACAAGAAGCTGGATGGAATTCTTCGAACCGATCTAGGTGAAAATCTGCTCTTGGCTAGATGCCAAAGCCGGCGGTGGCAGCGCTCTACGGCTTCGTTccattcttgaaggcatcgccatgGAGAAGTTCTAGACTACTATCTGCTACctcggggggaaaccctagattgaTAGATCAGAAGACGGTGGCACGAGTGTGTCGTTTACTCCTTGGGGGCGTTTTTCTTGGAGGTGTACGCGGGCTCGAAGGACCAGTGGACGacgtctttggtggagcggtgcttcatcgtgCACATTGATGGTGACAGATCTCGATGGCATGCCCCCCTAGAGAGTAGGCGTCTGATGTGCGATGATGGTgacatttctttttcatttttatttttctatttttgtttatttctcttcttttttttcctttttatttttttctttgtcaTGTTTACTTTCCTGATTCATGTTTTTTCCAGAACTTCTTATACAtgttttccaaaaaatgttcacgtttGAAAAAAAATCCTCTTTTTTAAaaaagtattaatttcttcaaaaAATGCTTGTGTTTCCATAAAAATTTTCGCATTTCCAAAAACTGgagattttcaaaaaatatttcctagtttaaaaaatattcaaaaatGTACACTTTCGAAAATTGTTTGGTTTTTTCAAATAAAATGTTAGTATTTTTCATGAATTATTCGGTTTTTTCTATTTTGTTccaattccaaaaaaaaatctcatTTTGCAAATTGCTAGTTTCTTTTATATTTTGTTTGGTTTTAAAAATTGCTAGTTTTTTTCAATAATTGACACTTTTTCAAAAAATATCCGTGTATTTCCAACATTGTCTAGAATATCAGAAAATACTCCGGTTTTAAAATTTTCTTGCAAACTCAAATCAAAAAAAATTTGGACTTGCAATTTGTTATTGAAAATGCAGGATTATTGGAAAATTGGAATCATATTTTTAAAacgcaattttttttgaaaatccaaACATTTTCTCAAAATGCTTTCAATTGTTGGAATTTCGGttttcaaaaaagaagaaaaaggaaacaggaaagaaaaaggagaaagaaatctAATGAAGAAACAAACAGAAAAGCGCATTTGAAAATTCAAAACAATGTTTTAGATCTGTAGTGGCTAATAGTTCTTATGATTCGCGTTTCCTAGTTAGACATCGAAGCTTATCAGCTCATCTGGCCAGCGATGAGCGCCCCAGTTGGAGGTGCAGGATTCGTTCCCTCACACGGGTGCATTCCTTTTTCGCACAGTTTCCTCatgacaatgggccggcccagtcggaggTTATGTCCTTGTGCGGCGTGCGCGAATCGGACGTAGCGCGCGGCCTATAGGAGCCTCATAAATGAGATATAGACGCGTCGTACGTATCTAGCAGCGGACCTAGAGCCTTCATAGAAAAAATATATGTCTACCACGAACCCAAAACAACAACTTGGATGACAAAATGTATATCTGTCACAAACCCAAAGTAACGAGATACAATATGCACAACTACTACTAAACAGCCCCATAGCCTCAAGGACTACTCACACATATCACATAGATAATCATGAACGAAAGTGGAGATTGATTCCATTACTAAAGGTACAAAACAATCCACATGGTTCTAATTATTATGATAGTGTAGCAAGAATGGAAGAGGCAATCTATGATGAAGATTTACTAGAGAAGGGTTGAGGTAGCATTACACCTCTGTTGGTTTCTTCTCTGTTGTGGCATGTCTTCGCAAGAAAAGTAAAATATGGGGGTCCAGGTGACCGAACCAATC
The Triticum dicoccoides isolate Atlit2015 ecotype Zavitan chromosome 3A, WEW_v2.0, whole genome shotgun sequence genome window above contains:
- the LOC119272811 gene encoding zealexin A1 synthase-like; this encodes MRELSRRHGPLMFLRLGEVPTLVVSSAEAAELVMRTHDLSSDGHGDDVVVYEEIVRNKPRCVTINIIGCCGKGIGFAPYGDRWRQMKKICIMELLNAKQVKRVESIRAEEVGGLLRSIAAASGFVNLSKKASALANDIVAMAMFGGKCAEEKSEFVLAYDQVSELVAGFFPLDFFPSSRIVRRLSTIEHRLRGSYGCIQRIIASIVESRNAEIAANGDQEDFLGVLLRPQKKDSLAFPLTPETIGAIMFGIFGGATTTLGSTVEWAMSELLKKPETMAKAQLEVQSVIGALRGVITNTDLGGLNYMRMLIKEVLRLHPPNPMLVPRESREDCEIMGYHIPKGTKIHVNAFAIYRDPRYWYNPEAFNPERFENSNVDFKGTNFEFTPFGAGRRQCPAILFGTSAVEIALANLLYHFEWVLPDGENSHLLDMSETFGMGVRKKVELHLRATPYVYSGYI